In the Glycine max cultivar Williams 82 chromosome 6, Glycine_max_v4.0, whole genome shotgun sequence genome, ATCTCTCCTCCTTAAACAACAGATGTTCAATCTCATTCACCATCTccccaaaagaaaagaaaaaagcaataCAACACTGATCCACTTCTCCACTCTGTTTGACACATAGGAAGGGAGTGCACAATGGAAAATTACTTGGCAAGATAAGAGCCTGTGCTTGATAAGGTAACCTTTACTCATTAAAACatataaacttttataaaatatagcGATTAGAACATGAAAGTCGTGGCTCTTATACCTATCCAGTGCAATTACATTTTGCAATTCTCAATGTGGTGCAACTTCAATTTTATTCACCAAAATGTTGCAAGTTTCAGGAAGTTGTGGGTCTCATGACTTAGTAGGAGTTCATAAAACCTTGGTCTAACTAGTCATACAAAATATCactagtttattataaaattaacaaatcacCAATAAGTCATGTGTTAGACAAATGATTAAAGAAActaatattgaaaaattaaacttgAATGTAAGTCATGCTAATTACCccacaattttaattaaaaaagttaaggaaaaacTCCTACTAAGTTGTGGGTGAAACCAATGACTTCCTGAAACCTGCACCATTTTGggaaataaaattgatgttgcaCCAGACTAGGAATTACAATATATCATTGCCCCAGATAGGTGAAAAAGGCAAGTCGTCATCCTTGCTTGAAATAGGTCATGCAGACAGCATGTCATATGAACACAATAACATTGAATTTGCCGAAGACCAAATGATAATTTAACAATGCATAGAAAGAAAGAATCTTATAGTTTTGTAATCACTTTAAGTAATGGATGACACAAGTGCTTACTGCTCTTCCTGTTTCCATATAAACAAGTGATTGCAAACCAGAGCAATAAAACCTTGCTCTGAAATTCTAATCTAATCTCCACTTAAGTTCTGAAAAGGTTTCGTAATAATCAAATCTTGAATGAGGTTTTTGTTGATCCATCAAAATCTTCCAAAGCAGAAGAAAGCAAGTCTTCTTAAATTATTAGGAAGGGAAGTTCAAAGATTCTTGTTTACTGCTTTCACGTAGAAGTAAGACAAAACCTATGGATCATTCCAATCTCAACATGCTTCTTGagtaagaaataatttaaaaagcaATAACCAAGGTTACTAGTTAGGGCTTGAAGGCAGAATTCCAATAAGGGAAAAATCACAGGCAATATTAAACAAAATCTTCCTAAACCTCTGTATGAAATAGCAATAAAGTAGACAATAGTTTGCAGTTTAACGATGGGAAAGAAATGGCAAacagtaaaacaaaaatatgaatataagaGAAGAGGAACGAAGCATCACCCAATTGGATCAGAAATGGGAAAGGAGTGGGCGAAGGGCTTGCATTGAGTTGAGTTGAGACAAAGAGTGCCGTGCCACGCCCCAACACACAACACGAATAGGTTTTTACTTCTAAAAACGTCCCTTCCAATTTCTTGTTCCAAAAGCACACAATTATTTTGAATCCTAAGGAACAACCTTTCTCTCCATTCAATTTAAACAACCCTGCACATATTTATACGTGACATTAGACCCAATTTCCTCATTCAATTTCTTGATTTAAACTGGTACTCCTCccaaattttgtaatatttaaataaacagtTATGCTAATCATTGATGTTAGGAATTTGATAGATAAGATTGGCTAATGTTAGGAGGGAAGATTcttggttaagaaattaaaagaatattttgatCGATAAAATTGTGATATACAACTCTCATCTTTCatacaatatttataataaacattttttattttaattttttaacaaatgtcCTAAAAATAGGATCCAATAAAATTACTCCATTTTAACATGAGATTATTATGTAAGGCatgttaagaaaaattaataaatagatgaaaaacaataataaatttgcaaaattaactttatttattaaatagatgaaaaaaaataatattaatattacattaaaaaattaaaataaaattttttgagATATAAGAATAttagtgaaaaataattaatattatataaaatctaccatgatattttattttgagacatttttttaaaatgcagatatttattttttgagacatacatactatttttaaaaagtttttttattaaaatctatTGTACTTActcatttgatttttatagattataaaaaaagaagtttttagtttttgtacttAAAACATTCTCTTTCAAttcttatgtataaaaaaagtcttatttaatttatacatattttttaattcagatattcgttttaatttcttttattataatcgtaaaaaatatcttttatttagtatgaattaaataagattaaatGATGTGTAAGGgcatattaaaaatgatatatcaaaggatctaatttttttattgaggaGAATATGTGAGTATTGTAAGTCTttagtatttgtttttcttagaTGTGAAATACAATGTTAGAGTAATTATTAGTGAAATCACAATAATCATTTTAATCActtaataacattttattattagtattctaacttgttatgttttttaaataccaaatgtatttgtttttcatttaatatttgcttacagaatattaaaaaatgcaaaaggATATTATAACATGATATAGCATTTGTTCTTCTTCAATTATACCTAAACCTTTTTTATTGCACAATTATACCTAAACCTGATGGATACAAATACTTGGATCAATTTTAGGGAGCATTTGTTATAAGAAAACTTTCtagtttattattttgaagCTGGGAATGTATGTTTCACATATTTGGTTTATTATTTAAAGACAATATTCTTAAGACACATTGTttctaaaaatgtttttacttGTATTTCCTACAAAACTATTCTCATAAGTTGAGAATCTGACTATGTTgagtaaaaaatgttttattgtggtaaaaatattatatttctcttatatcatttaatgtgataaataattaagattacaAAAAAGTTctatggatgaaaaaaaaaactttgatttcCCCAAATATTTATGACCAACCAAATAGATTTTAGTCATtctcataaattataattttcataaatcaTATGATTTCCTAGCATCATGATTAGGGGATTCATGACTCCCATAAATCATTAAGAAGATCATAAAGCTATAAGTCATGAATGGAATATTTCATCATAATACCCCATTGAAGAGGGGGGTTTAGAATGACACCATTAGAATAGGACGTCAAAATGTTATACTATATTATAGTTGCCATGCCAAAAGGCGCTACAACTACAAGGTTATTGCATACAAGTGgagtataataattatttttttcttatttaaggaaaaaaaaaacttcgaaTCAATGAGAAGCATGGTGCGACagataataatagaaaaaatgtaaaaaactaTTTGTTGATTTATAATGAAGAATTCATGTGATTCTAAgccattttttttatgcaaacaGTCAAACACAAATATATTGCTAAGAGATAAGCCATTTATTTTCAGATCATTTAAAGCTTACATGAGAGAAATAAAGTGTGTATTTGGTGTTTTTAATGCAAAAAGTCTACACCTCGTAAAGTTAGTAAGGAATTATGTTCTatgtaatttttacaaaaaaacttttattgTATATGGTTGGTTTGACCAGCTTTTCCGATCAAAACTAATAGCAACTTAATATAGCTCAATAGACTGGTATGAATTTACGAAAAAATCGTGACCAAACTATTTGCTAAATCAACCAAGTTGCACATAAATATCGTCTCATTGCATAAATCACATGTTTCGCTATGAATGTTACCAAGAACCTTAGGCTTGCAACTATTCTTCATGAAACCAATCATCAACATAAGAAGTTGGGAAGTTGGTGcacatgatgatgatggtggtggtcGATGGGAAAAGAGATTatagaatgagaaagaaaaaatagtctAATTGAGAAGGCAAAAATcacaacaagaaaaaaaaaaagaagaaattatttgAACTAGTCCATATCATCAACTTAGTTCCAAATCTGCCAAAATTGGTCATTCGCTTGTCCGGTGTCAATTCGATTTGAAAACACCAACTGCACTTTGTTGAACCTACATCATGATTTGTTATGTACACATTGTCTAATCCTCATTGTCATGATCAAtagaattataaaaacaatCCAACAATTTTCACATGTCAATTGGACaatataaaaaactcttttgtTTACTCTTctcatttttacttttcaaaatatCGTGTAACAAGGACCACCACCTAGTCTCTATATgccatatataaaatttgtccAGCTAACTTCCACACGTTGGCTGGacacaacaatattttttttttcacttttattacaCGTTGATTGgacacaaaataatatattttttccactTGTATTATTTCTCTCGGTGACACattgtatttctattttttttaactgtgcTTCGTGCATGGGTCTCACGCTAGTTTTTTATTAGGCTACATGAGTGAAAtgaactatttaatttttttttatttttggtttatttttatcttttatattttaaaaaattcatattaatcttttatcttttaaaattggtTTAAACTAATCCTTAAACTAACAcggttaataatttaaaaatattagcgactaaaaatatcacaaaatgtGTTTCTTAATTCTTTTCTCCCTCCCTCTTCTTCTTAGTGTGAGTTAGGGTTAGGATTTGATGTGGACGGGGTTGTCCAAGAGGAAGTCAAGGTTAGAGTTTTAAGGATCTCCAAAGGGGTCATGCCCTTCACAGTGCAGACAATGGGGTCCACGTGGTGGTTCAACCACATTGGCACCATCTTTAACAACAATGTGTAAGGGCATTTTATTGGTGGGACTGTTGGGAAAGTCGACGTCCGCGACAAACCCCAACATCACTAGACGATCATCTTCTTGGCGTCGGAGGAGGAATGCCAAGCTCGTCAACGACATCTTATTAGGAATCTTCTCGACGTCGTCAATGAGCAGCCACAAAGTCTTTTGCAGATATGTCACAACAGAGTGTAAATATGTGGTGTGGAGCGCATATTTTTCGTAGTTCCGACATTCGTTTTTACAGTTTTTTACTCCTTTAATTGTGTCACAACTTCGACGTTACCACCTTCCTCATCGTGGTCTACATCTTTGTCGTTGATGTTTTCATCCTATCCGACTCTAGTAGATCTGTAATTGTAATTATAGTGTGTAGCTTTGAATTTGTCATGGTTTATGATTGTTGTTGATTATCTAGATAATTTGCTCTTCAttgattgtttttgtttagGAAGAGGGACAATATTACATTTTGTGGTAATTTTTAGTCACCTGATTGCTGTTTTGAACTaattcaaaaagataaaagactgatgtgaattttttaaaagataaaaaattagaatgaaaaaagaaagataagaaataAATAGGTCATTTgacttatttataataaattaaatgaaatagaaaGAGGGGGaaagtagagagagagagagagagagctaaaaAGGGTAAGGAGAGAGAGTTTTAATTTGTGGAGCGAAATGGATGCGGCATTGTCGTCCATCTCTCCAAAGAGCTCAAGCGCATCATCACTGCCACTGCTTTCATCCTCCAACAACTATCGCCCTGCCGTTATTCTCCCAGTTAATATCTCTGTCTCTGTCTATGTCTCTCGATACATTTGCAATTGCATTCATTGTCTTTCTCTTTCTGCAGGGCTTAGGGAACAACTCCGGTGACTACCAGAGTTTGAAGCAAACGCTGAACGACAAGTACGGCGTGGCCACCGTGGTGGCCAAGGTGTCGAGGCTTGATTGGTTCCGCAACGCTGCTGGTTTGCTCGACCGCAATTATTGGCGTGGCACTCTGCTACCCAGACCTGTCCTCGATTGGTATTTGGAGAGGGTTCACGATGCTGTTCAAGAGGCTAAGGAGGGTGCTGCAAATGGAACTGTGTCTTTGATTGGACACTCGGCAGGAGGATGGCTCGCGCGTGTCTATATGGAAGAATTTGGAGTGTCCAACGATATATCCCTCTTATTGACCCTTGGAACTCCTCATCTGTAACTAACAATTTCTCTTTCCTTTCTCAATTATCATTGCATTTGCATCAACGCTTCTAAGTTCTAATATTATACCAACTTAATTCCCCTCCTTTCAGACCACCCCCGAAAGGCGTGCAAGGGGTTATTGATCAAACGCGGGGTCTCCTTGATTATGTTGAACAAAATTGCTCCAAACCTGTTTACACCCCTCAGGCTCAAGTCAAGTATGTATGTATAGCAGGAAGGTATATTAAAGGAGCAAGGCTTTTTGGCAACTCCAATCCAAATCCAGATATTGAGGGCGAGGCTCAGCTAGTATCCGATGCTGCTATTCTCACCACCTATCCATCTAAATCTAATACAACATTACGTGCTCGCTTTGTGGGGCAAGGATACAAACAGGTTTGTGGCCAAGCAGATGTATGGGGCGATGGTGTTGTACCAGAAGTATCAGCTCATCTTGAGGGTGCACTTAACATTAGCTTCCATGGAGTTTATCACTCGCCAGTTGGTGCAGATGATGCAACCAGACCATGGTATGGTTCACCTCATGTCTTGGACCAATGGGTACAACaccttcttaattaattttcaaatgtttcACCACTTCATCTATGTATTGTTTAATCTGTTACCAAGTCATTGTTTTATCATTCTATATATAGCCTCTCCTTCCTCTGGCTCCTTCTGTAATTTATTGTTACCTTTTCTAATTAACACGTGTTATTTTGTCTTGAGAGTTGAGATGAGATCATCAATTCACTTAACTGGAGCTCATTCATGTTAGAGACTTAGAGTTGTGAGACTTTTTGTCTTTTGAATAAGTAGAGTCTTTGCTGTTACAGACTTTTCTccttattttttctgttttttagtTAGTTATTGCTATCCCAATAAAATCTTAGTAGTTGAGATTTTTTAAGCATAGCCCAAGAATTGTCTGTTGTATTCTTTGTCTTCAattctaatttctaaatttcATATCAGCATATCCCATACTTATATGttccttttaaaatttgataattgaCGGTGGTACCTAACAATAGCCAAATTTCTATGGGCaatgagacaattttttttagtattttggtttttaaaaacagTGAGGTTGAGTACTATATTCTGTAGGCAATTCTGCAAATATGTTTACTTCCAACAATTTTTCGTCTACAATTTTAATGTTTAACGGTGAAAATGATCATATTTGGGTAGTCAAGATGAAGTTTTATTTAAGGTCTTTAGATTTGAGAAATATTGTGATCTCTAAAGCTAACTCACCAGTCATTGAGAGACAATCCTACAATGCTCAAATTAATGCTTACGAGGAGGAAAAACTCAAGAAAGAT is a window encoding:
- the LOC100793960 gene encoding uncharacterized protein, giving the protein MDAALSSISPKSSSASSLPLLSSSNNYRPAVILPGLGNNSGDYQSLKQTLNDKYGVATVVAKVSRLDWFRNAAGLLDRNYWRGTLLPRPVLDWYLERVHDAVQEAKEGAANGTVSLIGHSAGGWLARVYMEEFGVSNDISLLLTLGTPHLPPPKGVQGVIDQTRGLLDYVEQNCSKPVYTPQAQVKYVCIAGRYIKGARLFGNSNPNPDIEGEAQLVSDAAILTTYPSKSNTTLRARFVGQGYKQVCGQADVWGDGVVPEVSAHLEGALNISFHGVYHSPVGADDATRPWYGSPHVLDQWVQHLLN